The Centroberyx gerrardi isolate f3 chromosome 12, fCenGer3.hap1.cur.20231027, whole genome shotgun sequence genome has a window encoding:
- the erfl1 gene encoding ETS domain-containing transcription factor ERF-like, with amino-acid sequence MDCNCVSDLLLPPVPALWTPGIAFPDWAYKPESSPGSRQIQLWHFILELLQKEEYQGVIAWQGDYGEFVIKDPDEVARLWGIRKCKPHMNYDKLSRALRYYYNKRILHKTKGKRFTYKFNFSKVVLVNYPLLDMANSPFLLAQNHFNGGSAAPDCSPEALQSLFPRLPDSGRGTSLFDRGTTAPGPEGDKLRLDAFPFLSSGAPCYSKPPSLLGPYPRNPPFDYPWGFNPYLPGAFSLNNCPKLPPGSLYPSHFYPNPLQSSLSQLPHPFSSLLPPGEAGGGERGAAGQTGGTNGTAGGPPRLCLPPYPGTMAIGRTDIGASVGDRERAEANPPGTGLGLGLGLGLGLGLGLGGVSLAAGAGTGQQSPSERRGGVKQDPESDSDLEITDLSDCSSENENEHEFGTGKETRLASRSQILLDGKKGGVLPALSSIPPPVSPHPLKSLVPITPPPPSLPPSLSPSMALHERHRETETLKMIHS; translated from the exons ATGGACTGTAACTGCGTCAGTGATCTGCTGCTCCCCCCGGTGCCCGCCCTCTGGACGCCAG GCATCGCCTTCCCAGACTGGGCCTACAAGCCTGAGTCGAGCCCCGGCTCCAGACAGATCCAGCTGTGGCACTTcatcctggagctgctgcagaagGAGGAGTACCAGGGGGTGATCGCCTGGCAGGGCGACTACGGAGAGTTTGTCATCAAGGATCCAGATGAGGTGGCCCGGCTGTGGGGGATAAGGAAATGCAAACCTCACATGAACTATGACAAGCTGAGCAGGGCACTGAG GTATTACTACAACAAGCGCATTTTGCACAAAACCAAAGGGAAGCGTTTCACCTACAAGTTTAACTTCAGCAAGGTGGTGCTGGTGAACTACCCCCTCCTGGACATGGCCAACTCTCCCTTTTTGCTGGCCCAGAATCACTTCAACGGGGGCTCCGCCGCACCGGACTGCAGCCCAGAG gccctACAGTCCCTGTTTCCTCGTTTGCCAGACTCAGGCAGAGGGACGTCCCTGTTTGATCGAGGAACCACAGCACCGGGCCCAGAGGGAGACAAGCTGAGGCTGGACGCATTCCCCTTTCTCAGTTCAG GTGCCCCGTGTTACTCCAAACCCCCGTCCCTGCTGGGCCCTTACCCTCGCAACCCACCCTTTGACTACCCCTGGGGCTTCAACCCCTACCTCCCAGGGGCCTTCTCTCTCAACAACTGCCCCAAACTGCCCCCTGGCTCCCTCTACCCCTCCCACTTTTACCCCAACCCTTTGCAGAGCAGCCTTTCCCAGCTGCCtcaccccttctcctctctgctgcccccGGGGGAGGCAGGCGGGGGTGAGAGGGGAGCGGCGGGACAAACCGGAGGGACAAATGGCACGGCGGGTGGCCcgcccagactctgcctccccCCCTACCCGGGGACCATGGCGATCGGCCGGACGGACATAGGGGCTTCGGTGGGGGACAGGGAAAGGGCGGAGGCCAATCCCCCTGGCACGGggctgggcctgggcctgggcctgggcctggggcTCGGGCTGGGGCTGGGAGGGGTGAGCCTGGCAGCCGGGGCCGGGACGGGCCAGCAGAGCCCCTcggagcggagaggaggggTGAAGCAAGACCCGGAGTCGGACTCGGACCTGGAGATCACAGATCTGAGCGACTGCAGTTCGGAGAACGAAAACGAGCATGAATTTGGCACTGGCAAGGAAACCAGGCTGGCGAGCCGATCACAGATCCTGTTGGATGGAAAGAAAGGGGGTGTGCTGCCAGcactctcctccatcccccctccAGTGTCCCCCCATCCTCTGAAGAGCCTGGTGCCCATCACTCCTCCGCCTCCGTCCCTTCCTCCGTCCCTCTCCCCTTCCATGGCTCTGCATGAAagacacagggagacagagactcTCAAAATGATCCACAGCTAA